One window of the Chitinispirillum alkaliphilum genome contains the following:
- a CDS encoding Mobile element protein — MRMIRQILYYRLDKGIGAEKTARALSVSKGTVINTMKRFQQSGLPWPLPEV; from the coding sequence ATGCGAATGATACGTCAGATTTTGTATTACCGACTGGACAAGGGAATAGGTGCAGAGAAGACAGCTCGTGCACTGAGTGTGTCCAAAGGAACCGTAATAAACACAATGAAACGGTTCCAGCAAAGTGGCTTGCCGTGGCCACTACCAGAAGTATAG